CGGCGATCAAAGAGCGGGATGAAGTCTGATCCATCAGCTTTGAAACGATTTTGTTTTGCGCGACATAATCGGATACAATCAGCGGCTCTTTCGTCTTTAACACCACGCCGGCATAACCTTCGCCAAGCTCGAATTTGCCGTTGACAACGCCCGGAATATTGCTTGCCTGGACAATCAGGTTCTTTTCGCCAACCTGCAAAATGCAGGCATACTTGGCGCCAAAGATGCTTAAAAGCTTATTGGTGGCGAAATGGAATACATCCTTGATTTTCAGGCTTTGGTTCAACCTGCGGGTTATCTCGTTTATCGTTCGCAGTTCGTTAATCAACGCGGTGGAATGTTCGTACAATCGGGCGTTTTCAAATGCCGATCCGGCCGTTTCCGCCAGCAGCGAAAACAGGTGCAAATCCGGCGCGCCATTGCGCTCGATCGGCATGACGATTTGCAAAATGCCGTAAATTCCCTGGTTGCCGCTTACCGGCACGGCAATCTCAAGCGTCTTGTTTTCCTCGTTGCGTTCCATGATCGGCTTTGCCAGAATATAGGCGCGGTTGCGAATATCCCGGCTATGATGATTAAAAATGATCGGCTTCACATGTCCGTCGGGGCTGTGATGATCCTGGGACAAAAATATTTCCACATCCGCGCCCGGCGCAAGCGACCGGAATACGTCCAACGTGTCGCTCAAAACCGCATTGACATCGAATTTCGCGTGCAAGCGCTTTCCGACTTCAAAGAGCAAATCGCGTTTCTGCAGTTCTTGTTCGTAATTCGCGCTGCGCAATTCGCTTTGTTCCATGCGGAATTTTTCTCGCAAATAGCCGATTAGATCGGTAAAAGAAAGCGCAGCTGCCCGCAAAAGAGCCAAAGTTTGTTGGTTGCAATACTTTCCCTCGGCGAGAAAACCGATGCAAGCGAGCAAATTTCCCGGTTTGGCGAAAACAGGCACAGCAAACGAACGAAAGCGCTTAAACCGTTCGTGCGTATGTTCCGCTTCCGACATTTCGGTGGCAATACCGGATGCAACCGCCGCCGCGGCGGCATTTTTCCCATAATCCGACAGATGGCTGCCGGGCGTGACCATTATCGTTCCAACAGGCGGTGTTCCCAGGTGAACGCTATATGTCACATTTCCGATTGGATCGGTTATAAACATGATTCCGGCCGGAAATATATTTTCCCGCAATACGCTATTTGCCCATTTGGAGAATGCCTGCTTAACCAACGCAGTGTCTTCGGGATCATCAAACATGAAAAATTGACACCTTCATTTTTCCAAATTCACCGAATTTAAGTATACAATATTTTTCAGAAAAGTTACACTATTTTTCGCTTATCCCAATATCAGTTTTTTCTCCTGTTGCAATAATCTGCGTCGGGAAACATCCAGTTTGATTTCGCCGTCCGCGATGCCGACGATGCGGGAACAATATTTTTCCGCCAAATCAATATTGTTGAGGCAGCAAATCACCGTCAATTCCTCTTCTTTGCACAAACGGCGGAAATCATCCATCACCTGCGCCGCGGAATGCGGATCAAGTCCCGAAACCGGCTCGTCGGCGCAAATGACTTTCGCCCCCCAGGCGAGCGCCCTGCCGATCGCGACCCGCTGCCTTTCGCCGCCGCTTAGCTTTTCCACTTTATAATCAGCCTTGTCCAACAGCCCGACCTTGGACAAATAATCGTAGGCGGTATAATGCTCATCCTGCGATACGAGCCCCGTCGCCATTTTCAACAAACCGCTGCGCCTATATCTTCCCGACAACACATTTTTTGCCGCCGTTTTGTTTTTGTTCAGGATCGGCTGTTCCGCCAAATAAGCGCACGCTTTGCGGTACAAATATTTCCGCCATATATTCATCGATTGCAGGTCTACGCCTTCGAACGTGATGCTTCCCTTGTTCCATTTCTCCCTGCCGGATATACAGCGCAACAACGTGGTCTTGCCGCTGCCGCCGCGCCCGATAATTGCGACAAATTCCCCTTTTATCAAGTGCAAATTAATATTGCGGAGAATGGGTGTTCTGCTCTCGCCCGCCAGTTTTTGCAAATTGCGTACGGTGATCATGGCTAACGATCGTCTCCTTCGCTGTAATTTCCTGTTATCAGCTTACACTCCGCAAGGCCGGTTCGCAATACCGGCTTGGCAATGCCGGCAGCGATGAACATTGATGATCCGGCGCCGCGTCACCCTTCGGATAATGGCGATAAAGATCTGACTGGCCGCAATTGGTCGCGAACCCCATTTGCTTGCCGTTGCGCGCATGCAAACGCTTGACATGCAGAGGAATTTTCTTTTAAAATAGGTTGTTGAGTGAGTCGATAGCAGTTCGGATCCTTGTGCTCCTCCCTCTCAGGCTATGCCGGCGATGGGACAGCGGCTGATAAATTCCGTCGAAGGCAACCGGGAGCAAAGGAAAAAACGCTAACATGAATATCGTATAAAAGGAGTAAGGTATGCATGGCTCGTTATACCGGTCCGAAATTTAAACTCAGCCGGCGCTTGGGCATCAGCCTGGGCGGCACCGGAAAAGAACTGAAGCGCCCGTTTCCTCCCGGACAGCATGGTCCCGGACAACGCAAAAAATTGAGCGAATACGGATTGCAGCTTCAAGAAAAACAAAAATTGCGCCATATGTATGGTTTGGGCGAAAAGCAATTCGTAAATCTGTTTGAAAAAGCGGAAAAAATGAAGGGGATCGCCGGCGAAAACTTCATGATCCTGTTGGAAAGCCGCCTGGATAATATCGTGTACCGCCTTGGCCTGTCCAATTCCCGCGCCGGCGCTCGTCAGCTTGTGGCGCACGGTCACGTAACCGTCAACGGCAAAAAGGTGGACATTCCTTCATTCAAAGTTAGCGTCGGCGATGTCATTGGCTTGCGTGAACGCAGCAAAAACTTGCCCGTGATCAAGGACGCGCTGGCAAGCCGCCAATACATTCCCGCCTACCTTGAATTCAACGAAAGCACAATGGAAGGCAAGTATGTGCGTTTGCCGGAACGCGCAGAACTTCCGCAAGAAATCAATGAAAAGCTGATTGTCGAGTTCTACAGCCGTTAATCGCGCTATTTACGCCATGACGCGCAAAGCTGGTCCGATGTTGGACCAGCTTTTTTTCATGATGTCCGCTTTCTTGCACGCCGCAACTTATAGCCCACAACTTATAGCCCATATCGGGACGATTATACTAATCTTACCCTGGCGAATTTGCGTTTGCCGACCTGGATAATGTCGCCGTCCGCTAGGGCGATCTCCGCATTCGGATCCGCAACCTTCGCTTCATTCACGCGCACCGCCCCCTGTTGCACGCTGCGGCGCGCCTCGGCATTGGAACTTTGCAGGTTTAAAGCGACCAGCAGCCTGGTGATCCTGATCTTGCCGCATTCCAATTCGGAGGCGGGCAACAAGACATCCGGAATATCTTCCGGCAGCGCCCGCTGTTGAAAGACGGTTTTAAACCGCCCTTCCGCTTCTTTGGCGGCGTTTTCCCCATGATACAGGCGCACCAGCGTGTAGGCCAAGCGCATCTTTGCGTCGCGGGGATGAACTTCGCCACTTAACAAGCCTTCCCGCAAGCGGCGCAACTCCTCATTCGTGATATCCGTCGCCAACTCATAATATTTGACCATCAATTCATCGGGAATCGACATCGCTTTCCCGTACATATCGTTTGCCTCTTCGTCGATCCCGATATAATTGCCGAGGCTTTTGCTCATTTTCTGCACGCCGTCCAGCCCTTCAAGGATCGGCACCATCATGGCCACTTGCGTATGTTGGCCAAATTCTTTTTGCAGCGTTCTGCCCATCAACA
The genomic region above belongs to Bacilli bacterium and contains:
- a CDS encoding sensor domain-containing diguanylate cyclase, yielding MFDDPEDTALVKQAFSKWANSVLRENIFPAGIMFITDPIGNVTYSVHLGTPPVGTIMVTPGSHLSDYGKNAAAAAVASGIATEMSEAEHTHERFKRFRSFAVPVFAKPGNLLACIGFLAEGKYCNQQTLALLRAAALSFTDLIGYLREKFRMEQSELRSANYEQELQKRDLLFEVGKRLHAKFDVNAVLSDTLDVFRSLAPGADVEIFLSQDHHSPDGHVKPIIFNHHSRDIRNRAYILAKPIMERNEENKTLEIAVPVSGNQGIYGILQIVMPIERNGAPDLHLFSLLAETAGSAFENARLYEHSTALINELRTINEITRRLNQSLKIKDVFHFATNKLLSIFGAKYACILQVGEKNLIVQASNIPGVVNGKFELGEGYAGVVLKTKEPLIVSDYVAQNKIVSKLMDQTSSRSLIAAPIIINREVAGVILVAHPLPNFFSYDNCKLLLMLSDHIGLAISNASLHAEVRRMAVTDRLTGLFARHYLDEQISSMQKKDICGALILIDIDNFKEINDTFGHQVGDQILTQVSDIIKSSIRETDIAARWGGEEFAIYLPQTTVEHTFQITERIRKRMADETNPGITISCGISHWNWEEEKISVERLFFKADMALYDAKHRGKNTVIVHAN
- a CDS encoding ATP-binding cassette domain-containing protein, yielding MITVRNLQKLAGESRTPILRNINLHLIKGEFVAIIGRGGSGKTTLLRCISGREKWNKGSITFEGVDLQSMNIWRKYLYRKACAYLAEQPILNKNKTAAKNVLSGRYRRSGLLKMATGLVSQDEHYTAYDYLSKVGLLDKADYKVEKLSGGERQRVAIGRALAWGAKVICADEPVSGLDPHSAAQVMDDFRRLCKEEELTVICCLNNIDLAEKYCSRIVGIADGEIKLDVSRRRLLQQEKKLILG
- the rpsD gene encoding 30S ribosomal protein S4, producing the protein MARYTGPKFKLSRRLGISLGGTGKELKRPFPPGQHGPGQRKKLSEYGLQLQEKQKLRHMYGLGEKQFVNLFEKAEKMKGIAGENFMILLESRLDNIVYRLGLSNSRAGARQLVAHGHVTVNGKKVDIPSFKVSVGDVIGLRERSKNLPVIKDALASRQYIPAYLEFNESTMEGKYVRLPERAELPQEINEKLIVEFYSR
- the tyrS gene encoding tyrosine--tRNA ligase, whose amino-acid sequence is MAEWEELTSDQRAEIDRQLAILQRGVVEIVPEDQFKQDIIRSVVTKTPLKVKFGMDPSSPDIHIGHSVALHKLRQFQELGHTIQIIIGDFTGMIGDPTGKSETRKQLSHEQVKLNAETYQKQIFKILDPAKTRVYYNSEWLSPLTFADVVSLAAQLTVARMLERDDFSKRFAAEQPIHIHEFFYPLMQGYDSVALQSDVELGGTDQKFNLLMGRTLQKEFGQHTQVAMMVPILEGLDGVQKMSKSLGNYIGIDEEANDMYGKAMSIPDELMVKYYELATDITNEELRRLREGLLSGEVHPRDAKMRLAYTLVRLYHGENAAKEAEGRFKTVFQQRALPEDIPDVLLPASELECGKIRITRLLVALNLQSSNAEARRSVQQGAVRVNEAKVADPNAEIALADGDIIQVGKRKFARVRLV